One genomic segment of Tursiops truncatus isolate mTurTru1 chromosome 11, mTurTru1.mat.Y, whole genome shotgun sequence includes these proteins:
- the MGAT3 gene encoding beta-1,4-mannosyl-glycoprotein 4-beta-N-acetylglucosaminyltransferase, protein MKMRRYKLFLMFCMAGLCLISFLHFFKTLSYVTFPRELASLSPNLVSSFFWNNAPVTPQASPEPGSPDLLRTPLYSHSPLLQPLSPSKATEEIHRMDFVLPEDTTEYFLRTKAGGVCFKPGTKTLEKPPSGRPEEKAEAGEGASARGPGRQLLSARERPGGRGARRKWVECVCLPGWHGPSCGVPTVVQYSNLPTKERLVPREVPRRVINAININHEFDLLDVRFHELGDVVDAFVVCESNFTAYGEPRPLKFREMLTNGTFEYIRHKVLYVFLDHFPLGGRQDGWIADDYLRTFLTQDGVSRLRNLRPDDVFIIDDADEIPARDGVLFLKLYDGWTEPFAFHMRKSLYGFFWKQPGTLEVVSGCTVDMLQTVYGLDGIRLRRRQYYTMPNFRQYENRTGHILVQWSLGSPLHFAGWHCSWCFTPEGIYFKLVSAQNGDFPRWGDYEDKRDLNYIRSLIRTGGWFDGTQQEYPPADPSEHMYAPKYLLKNYHQFRYLLDNPYQEPKSTADGGRRSKRPEGRPPARSKLDVVEG, encoded by the coding sequence ATGAAGATGAGACGCTACAAGCTCTTTCTCATGTTCTGTATGGCCGGCCTGTGCCTCATCTCCTTCCTGCACTTCTTTAAGACCCTGTCCTATGTCACCTTCCCCCGAGAACTGGCCTCCCTCAGCCCTAACCTGGTGTCCAGCTTCTTCTGGAACAATGCCCCGGTCACGCCCCAGGCCAGCCCCGAGCCGGGCAGCCCCGACCTGCTGCGTACCCCGCTCTATTCCCACTCGCCCCTGCTCCAGCCGCTGTCGCCAAGCAAGGCCACGGAGGAAATCCACCGGATGGACTTCGTGCTGCCCGAGGACACCACCGAGTACTTCCTCCGCACCAAAGCCGGGGGCGTCTGCTTCAAGCCAGGTACCAAGACGCTGGAGAAGCCGCCATCAGGGCGGccagaggagaaggcagaggcGGGCGAAGGCGCGTCGGCGCGGGGCCCGGGCCGGCAGCTGCTGAGCGCCCGGGAGCGGCCGGGGGGGCGCGGCGCGCGGCGCAAGTGGGTGGAGTGCGTGTGCCTCCCGGGCTGGCACGGGCCGAGCTGCGGCGTGCCCACCGTGGTGCAGTACTCCAACCTGCCCACCAAGGAGCGCCTGGTGCCCCGGGAGGTGCCACGGAGGGTCATCAACGCCATCAACATCAACCATGAGTTCGACCTGCTGGACGTGCGCTTCCACGAGCTGGGCGACGTGGTGGACGCCTTCGTGGTGTGCGAGTCCAACTTCACGGCCTACGGGGAGCCGCGGCCGCTCAAGTTCCGCGAGATGCTGACCAACGGCACCTTCGAGTACATCCGGCACAAGGTGCTCTACGTCTTCCTGGACCACTTCCCGCTGGGCGGGCGGCAGGACGGCTGGATCGCCGACGACTACTTGCGCACCTTCCTGACGCAGGATGGCGTGTCGCGGCTGCGCAACCTGCGGCCCGATGACGTCTTCATCATCGACGACGCCGACGAGATCCCTGCTCGCGACGGCGTGCTCTTTCTCAAGCTCTACGACGGCTGGACGGAGCCCTTCGCCTTCCATATGCGCAAGTCACTGTACGGCTTCTTCTGGAAGCAGCCGGGCACCCTAGAGGTGGTGTCGGGCTGCACGGTGGACATGCTGCAGACGGTGTACGGGCTGGACGGCATCCGCCTGCGCCGCCGCCAGTACTACACCATGCCCAACTTCCGCCAGTACGAGAACCGCACGGGCCACATCCTGGTGCAGTGGTCGCTGGGCAGCCCCCTGCACTTCGCCGGCTGGCACTGTTCCTGGTGCTTCACGCCTGAGGGCATCTACTTCAAGCTGGTGTCCGCCCAGAACGGCGACTTCCCCCGCTGGGGTGACTACGAGGACAAGCGGGACCTCAATTACATCCGGAGCTTGATCCGCACAGGGGGCTGGTTCGACGGCACGCAGCAGGAGTACCCGCCGGCCGACCCCAGCGAACACATGTATGCCCCTAAGTACCTGCTCAAGAACTACCACCAGTTCCGCTACCTGCTGGACAACCCCTATCAGGAGCCCAAGAGCACAGCAGACGGTGGGCGGCGGAGCAAGCGTCCGGAGGGAAGGCCGCCCGCCAGGAGCAAATTGGACGTGGTTGAAGGCTAA